The sequence GGCTTTGACTCTGCAGTTCATGTACGACGAGGTAAGACAAGTATCTGATTCATTGTAAACTAGATTCCTCATGGCAAATGGATCTGAAACACGGTCCCGACCCCCATACAGTGAGACTGCTGGGGCAGGGGCCTCTCTGAAGGCTGTGAGACACATCGCAAGAAgcgaggggaggcaggcatctggggaggtgggcgggttgggggggaggCCATTGGGCAGGTCCACGTGGGTGTCGACGTCTCTGGGGATCAGCGTCGAAGAATAGAATGAgataaagaaaaggaaaggggtcaAAGTCACACTTCTAAAAGGGGAACAGGAAACAAGGAGTTGTTGATGACAGCTAGGTAATGGGCAGGGATAGTAGAGGCGGGCAACaatgacttttttaatggcattcagtgtttattacatgctaggcactgttctaagcatcgggggaggtacaagctattcaagtgggacacagtccatgtccccaatggggctaatagtcgtcacccccattttagcagatgagggaacagaggcccagagaagggcagtgacttgtccgtggtcacacagcagacaaatggtggagccgggactagaaccaggtccttctgactgcctgacctgggctctatccactaggccacgctgctgggatGGAGTGCATGGGTTGGGAAGAAGGCTGGCTCCCCCCGACTCACGGGGAAGGGGAGCGGagtgtgggagatggggaggaccccttgggagagggcagcagaGGACAGAGTGCTGTCTGAGGGGCCTCAGGGTCAGCAGGAGCAACTGAGGCAAGAGTAGTCTGGGATGAAAGGGTGCAGCTAAATGCTATTTAAGTTCTTTCTGCTGTCTGCTTCCCTCTCAGACTGGGAGCCATGTAGGGCAGGTACTTCGTCTGACAAgagcccagtgcttaatgcagtgctcagcacataggaagcacttaacaaacacaattatatCATTACTtgctctatactaagcatttaggtagcttcaatacctgtcatccctcctacttagactataagctccaagtgggacaggcactatgacctgattagcttgcatccatcgcagcacttagaacgatgcttgacgtttagtaagcacttaacaaataccatatattattatcattattattcagtgtcagcagttcattcatttattcagtcatatttattgagtgctaactgtgtgcagagcactatctgaGAAtactgtacaacaataaacagacacgttccctgctcacaacgagcttacagtctagagggaggcccctgtccttcatggagttcacagtccaatgCGGGGGAAGatcagggatcttatccccagttTTAcccagaagtgaagggatttgcccacagtcccacaacgggcaagtggcagaggtaggattggaactcaggtctccaggtctccaggcccatgctccttccacactgcttctttaatgatGGGTCTGCTAGTGGTAAAGCAAGAGTTTATCAACAGCAGCATCCGTCCAGGTTTTGAGTGAGTGGGGAAGAAGGCAGGTGTCAGGGGTAGAAACAGGTGGGCTAGGGTTGAGGAATCTGGATGATGTTGGGCATGggagtaatttatattaatgtctgtctccccctctagactgtaagctcgttgggcagggaagtgtgtcttgttctgtgccaagcacttagtaagaagtgcttagtaagaaCCCAAGGAAGATGGTTCTGAGGGACCCATCCCGAGGGTTAGTGCCGTCTGAGAGGACTCGAAGCTTCCAAcctgaatgacaataataaaaatggtatttaagtgcttactaggagccaggcactgttctggagGCACTGTAAGTGCTatcgaccgtaagctccttgtgggcagggatcatgttgaacAGCTCTATTACATTATGctttgctatgtgtctgctgtgggatcttgggcagctcccttcacttttctgagcctcatttcctccctctgtaaaatggaggtgtgagtcccacgtgggacatggactgtgtccatcctcatatctaccccagtgcttagtacagtgcctgccacataactgctttacaaataccataaaaagttttttggaagaagcacttagtacagtgcctggcaggtagtaagcacttaacatataccatttaaaaaagcacttagcatagtgctgcgtacacagcgctcagtaaataccagaaaTGGATTGATTATCCGCCGCTTCGGGTGTCGGGACAGGGTGGGATCAACTGCTTCCGGACCCTGCAGTGACTGGAGCAGGCCGAGAACAGCCAGACTGGAAAACGGAATCGAAGGTGCCCTAGTTTAAGGGAAACCGTGTTCTCATTATGTAGTTGACTAGCGGAGATGTCTAGATCGTAGTACTAGAATTTACTGGTATGTCTCCCGGGGACAGGACTGATCTTAGTGGCTGTAGAATTGGGGCGAATGCTGGCCCCCCAGGAGGCTGCTCAATAGAGGGGCATGGGTGTGCCCTTATAATTATCTGGGTAAAGCTGAGGGTCCTCTGTCCAGATGTCCCAGTGGAGACCTATTTCCTCTGGAagttacacttggatttgcactctttattcgcccctccctcagccccatagcacttacattcatatcctTCAGttacgttaatgtctgcctccccctctagactgtaatctccttgtgggcagggactgttattCTCTACCCttccctgtacttagtacagtgttctctgcccacagtaagcactcagtagatagcaCTGATTGAGAAAAGAGATCCGATGCTGTCCAGAAGCAGTGTCGTCTACCTGCAGCGTCTGCTGCTAAGTCCCGAATGGGGGCTCGTGTTGAGATCCAGAGTGAGCTGGTCAGTTTTCCACAGCCAAGCAATTAATTATGCTTGGCGGTGCTTATTTTAAACCGTTATCTCTCTGGGAGACAGTATTGCAAACGGGCTAAAATAGAGCAACGGCAACCGTTTTATACCCTTTCCAGTTCGTAGAAGATTACGAGCCCACCAAAGCCGACAGCTACCGGAAGAAGGTGGTCCTGGACGGAGAAGAAGTCCAGATCGATATCTTAGATACCGCGGGGCAGGAAGACTACGCCGCAATAAGAGATAACTACTTTCGGAGCGGGGAGGGTTTTCTCTGCGTCTTCTCCATCACAGAACTGGAATCTTTCGCAGCCACGGCGGACTTCAGGTACAGTAAGGGGAAACGATTTTGCTACGCCGAGTGCTGTAGAACCAAGCTTTGGGGCCCTGAAGCAAGATGGGAAATATCTTCACGGCCCACGATCTGTTGCTGGCTCAGTCGCGTTTGATGTAGTCATTCAGCATCCTCTAATAATGGAAATGGCCCCTGGGTTGATCGAAGTggcatttctcgttctctctccGGTTTAGAGTCAGCTGCTCCTCTCCTTCTTTGGCCCTGTAGTCCTCCGGGATTCCGGGTCTGTCCGGGTGCCCTGCTGGGTGAGGCCTAGCTGGCATCTTGACATAAGTTGACCCAAGGTTGTGGGCATGGGGTTGAATCTATACTTCCCTTTCTCGGTAAGCCGAGCAACCGCAGAGGAGACCTGAGgggcaagggagaagcagcatagcctagtggaaagagcacttgggcCTGCaagccagggaacctgggttccaatcccggccctgccaattgcttgccgtgtgacctttggctagtcacttcacttctctgtgcctcagttctcctgttctccctctgacttagactgagcaggttagggactgtgtccaacctaattcacttgcacCTACCCCGACATTTAGAATtgcgtttgacacgtagtaagcgcttaacaaataccataaaaagtacgaGGGGGATTTCTCCCCCATCAGATCATGAGCGGGGACCCCTTGTAAGGTGGGGTCCTGTCTTTGTCTGTTGTCCTCTTCCCAACACTCCGTTTGCACTCTGTCCATACAGTAGGCTCCCAAATGCTGTTGATCGATAAGGAACTGTTAATGCTATACATTAGGAATTGATGTGTGAGAAATGAAGGGCCATTTCTAGTCCTTGGAAATATCAGGTCCCCTCATAattcaatctagactgtaagctctctgtggacagggaatgtgtgtgccagcacttttgtggtgtactctcccaagcatttggcacagcattctgcacacggcaagcagtcacataccatcgattgaagtgcttagtacagtactctacacatagtaagtgcccaataaattctgttgattgattgaaataaatggaCTAAACCTATTTTAACTGAGAAATGTCCTTGGctcattttccaaaaaaaaaaaaaaaaaataagtgaatTCAGTGTCACCATGTCATTCTTGTACCCTCCTGCCCCCAAAATGGCCAGTGCTCATCTTAAACGCTAGGTTATAGTAAGGGGAGTGTTTCTggcttgcaatcaatcagtggtatttcttgagagtgtttactgtgcgcagaacactgtactaagtgcttgggaaagaacaccacagtagagttggtaggcataatccctgccttaaGGCACTTAGAGTCTTACATTAATACCTAGCAACacaagggacaaggtgattatatatataaatttactAAAACACaagtacattcgttcattcaattattgagtgctttctgtgtacagagcactgtactaagcgcttgggaagtacaagtcagcaacatatagagacggtaagtACTTAAAACAGGAGCCTTTGCTATATAAACAACAAGCATGAGACAGTTCTGAAGAGCACGGCATATTCCATATTCTTAAATGACCCCTGTCTCCAGGGAATGACCTCCTGTCCTAAATCAGGGGGTCCCTTCCTATTTTTCCTGATTTGTTTCTTGAATCCATCATCACGTACCATGCAGCTCCTTGCACCTCCAGCTTGAAATCTTACTACTGAGGGTAAGAGGGAACCCAGACTTCCCATCTGCAAACTCAGAACTTtccatttctctttttccctcgcTTCTGGCCTTCCCTTCATCCAGTTCCTCCTTTAGAGTGGCTCTTACCCTTTCCTCAAGCTATTTCTAAGGTTGCCCAAATTTTTCTGGCATGGGGTAACCAAGGCAACATGGAGGAACTTCACTCCAACATTCCTCTCCGGGGCTGTGTCCTTTTGAcccctaggaaaaaaaaaaaacctttaagaaTTAACCCAAGGATTTACAGACCTGTTGCTCTCTGTCACCATCAGCTGGGTCATCGCACTTGGTGGAGCGTATTTCCTgcaaggtgctcagtaaatggtgCTCCTCCCCCCTTATGTAGTGGTAAAACCAAGTCTTAACTTTCTAACAAGAAGTGGCTGACTGCTTTCGGGGTTGCTGAGTTGTCTAGGATTAGGGCAAAGTGTACAGATCTTGAAATTATGTATTTATGAATTACTTACattgcagtccagagggagagaaagacattaaacttgttatgggcagcaaACATGCCCACTAAttgggttgtattgtactctcccaggctcttagtacagtgcttgacacatagcgctcagtaaataccattgattgattgagttgggagTCCAGTAGTgccagccagggagagggcactgGAGACCTTGATGAACCCAGTGGTCTCGGAAGCAAAGTGTAAATCTAAAGTCTTTCAATTTTCCAAACCATTTTCTTGACTCCTCTCCGGTGTTTGCGTAGTTCGGAAGCCCTCATCAGGGGAAACGTCACCAATGAAAGAGACTGTTTTTTTGTAAGGGGCTGCTGAATCCACCCCTTGGCCTCTCGGTTTGGGCTTGAGAGAGGTGTGATCTcccacttagttcattcattcattcattcagtcgtatttattgagcgcttaccgtgtgcagagcactgtactaagcgcttgggaagtacaagtcggcaacatatagagacggtccctacccaacaacgggccccatTGCTGAGCCAGGCAGGCAAATCCAGGTAGTGACTGTAGGTCACTTTCCTGGGTCAATTTGCATGGCTGATTTGGCTACAACAGAGTGGAACTACTGCTCCACTGGCACTCCCTTCCTATCGAGGCATGACCTAACTGGTTAGATGGCTTCTTATCTTTTTCACGCTCCTCACCACTTTATGCTGTGTCTCCGCAATGACCCTGGCCCCTGCCCACTTTAAGAAATCCCTTTTCCAAAACGGTATCCGTACCAGATTACCATGAACACACCATGTACGTTACACACGCTGCCCTAGTTTCAGTAATAGTAAGATCATTATCCTAACCTTGCTTCGTGTGTTTTGGATGTTTAATCTGATTTACTAAAATAtttaaagcgcttagaacagtgctttgcacatagtaagcgcttaacaaataccatcattatcattatttaaaactTCGGGCAGGGGGCCGGTGTGAAGTGTGTGCCTGATTTTCTATTTAGCGATTAGGGTTTTCTTGAGGTTTTACTGTTCTATTTCCCCTGGACAAATCTCTTACTATCACCGCGCCTCTTCTTCCGCTACCAAAGGGAGATGTTCTcctgtgtctgtctttccctgatTAGTTTTAACTTCCTCAGAGCCCCTCCctacctgtcttttttttttttaacattctgCAAGCACCGGCCAGTCCAAGGAATCAGtcggtcaatccatggtatttattgagcgctaaccgtgagcagtgctctgtactaagcacttaggagaaaacagtagaacagagttggtagacacaacgagCTCTGTAAGGAATTAAGAGAACCCAGCAGCAGCCATTGCAGGAACTTGAGGGACGGAATTCCCATTGGCATCCAGAGTGGTCATAGTATAACCCGTCTAACGCTCAGATCCTTGGCCCGCTAGCTCACAGGGTGGACCTCTTTGGAGGAAGGGCGAGCAGGAATTGTGCGAATTAAAGCTGTGGGTTCGGTCTGTCCCTGGAGTAAGGCCTACACCTAGAAAGATGAACATGTAAGCAATTCTGCTTTCCCCAAGCCAAGACTCAGAGACGGACAGAAGACATTAAGGGGCCTTCTGCTCTTcaagcctcccttcccctccctccttccccctcggcTCTCCACGGTCCAGCTCTGAAAATGACTATTCTGGGCAAGCCATAACCCAGCCCCTAAGGTGGAAGTGTTGGGGTTGAGCTGTGACTGAAGCATGTGTGGTGTGTAAGGTGTAGTGCCCTGGTTAGACTCCCAAGaggtctgaaagagttaatgatcTTACCCAAGTGCCTAACTTCCTGTCAAGGAGGGACTTCAGCATTATGATAATCAGTTTTCCTTTGTGCTCTGCCCCCCCCCAATATGAAACTCAAACCGCACAGACTCTGTCTAGACCATTTTGTGTTGAGTGGTCCTATCCTGACCTCaaggcaggttcattcattcattaattcagtcgtatttattgagcacttcatgcaaagcactgtactttgggagagaatgcttgggagagtacaatataacaagaaacaggcacattcttctagactgtgagcccactgttgggtagggaccgtctctatatgttgccaacttgtacttcccaagcgcttagtacagtgctctgcacacagtaagcgctcaataaatacgattgattgattccttcccccaacgagctcacagtctagcgatcTTATAGTAACAggccttgttagtatgtttccatCCCATCAATTCcctcaatattatcattattattattatacttgttaagcattttatatgtgccaaacactgttctaagtgctggagtagatacaggttagtcaggttgggcacaatccccatcccgtatggggctcacactcttaatccccattttactgatgaggtaactgaggcccagagaagtgcggtgacttgcccaaagtcacacaacagacttgtggcagagcctggattcgaacccaggtccttctggcttccaggcccgtgctctatccactaagccatgttgcttctctgatggcAGAAGCAGGGAAACCCGTATGAAGGGCCAAGTTTGAGTTGAATTTTGATTTAATAAGAGAAACAGATACCCTATtcagcccttaaccttggcatttgcctcaaatcatctctctctttcaacccatatattcagtcttccaccaaatcctgtcacttctctCTTCACCAAGTCTCtaaaatccaaactgctaccatgctgagccAAGCACCTATcatagcagaaactcctcaccgtcggctttaaagcactcaatcagctcacctcctcctgtcgtaccttgctgatttcccgctacaacccagcccacacactttgctctctgTCTGCTCACTGTATcgctcgatctcatctgtcttgtctccgatccctcacccacatcctccctctggcctggcactcccttcCTCTTTATATATGTCAaatggtcactctccccaccttcaaatcacatctccaagatacCTCCCCCGATTATGTTGTCtttccccctacttcctctcccttctgtatcacttatACACTTGGCTCCAAATCCTTtcagcatttgatatttaccccacgcTCAGCCTccgagcacttacgtacatatcgtgGTGTGGTGGCTAGAGTCCggacctgggagcctgaaggtcatgggtttcaatcctggctctgccacttgtctgctgtgtgaccctgggcaagtcacttcacttctctgggcctgtcacctcatctgtaaaatggggattgagactctaagccccatgtgagtcagggactatgtccatccctatctccttgtatccaccctagtgcttaatacagtgcctggcacatagtaaatgcttaacaaataccatcacaatttttattattatttatccttaatgcatgtctcccccactatcctctaaagctccttgtgggcagggaacatgtcttaccaactctcttgtactgtgctctcccaaatgcttagtacagtgttctgcccgcagtgagccctcgataaataccagtgattgatcaatATTCAGTGGGCATTCTGTGTATAAAATATGTCCTTAAGTTCCAAGAATGCTCTTCTAATAGTGAGTACTTAAAGCTAGctatacaaattcattcattcattcagtcatatttattgagtgcttactgtgtgcagagcactgtactaagcgcttggaaagtacaagttggcaacatatagacatggtccctacctaactgcaggctcacggtctatctatatctatctgtctgtctgtctgtctgtctatctatatatagagataaatagatagatatatacacacacacacacatgtacttaaactgtgagccccatgaaggacagggactgtgtccaacataattaacttgtacttaccccagcacttagaacagtgtttggtacataagtgcttaacaaataccattgaaacaaTAGCTGTCCTCTAgtctgtcagctctttgtgggcagggaatgagtctgttatatagttgtattgtactctcccaaacactgagtacagtgctctgcacggtaagctctcaataaatgcatctgactgactgactaaggtcCAGAGACAATGGTGATCGTGAAACTGATTTTGTTAGAAGCTTCACTTAAACTTAATTCCGTATCTGATTCCATTTTGGAGACAGGGACAGCACCTTGGAACGTTTTGGCAGGATAATAGAGAAATTCATTAAAATGACCAGAACCTTcaggaataaatagaatcatcctTATGGAATTAGGTTACAAGTAGCTCCCAAcaactgatttatttttttttttagcctgacTTCCCTGTAATCTAGAGCGATTGCTGATACTTCCTTTCACTCTTTCCAGGGAACAGATTTTAAGAGTAAAGGAGGATGAGAACGTCCCTTTCCTTCTAGTTGGAAATAAATCTGACCTAGAAGACAAAAGACAAGTTTCCGTCGAAGAGGCAAAAAACCGAGCTGACCAGTGGAACGTTAATTACGTGGAGACGTCCGCTAAGACCCGAGCCAATGTGGACAAGGTAGGAGCTGGCCGCTCTCCGCTCCCCCCTCTGAGTGCACTCTCTGGGCCAGGCCAGCACGGTGTCATGGCACACGGGTCTTGGGTGGTCCCGACGTTCGTCCCCCGTCATGACTGCCTGGTACAAAGAGGATGGGATTGGCCCATGGGCCTGGCACCTGTTTAGTACAAACTCCACTCTCATCTCCTCAGCAGTTGACTTCCCCTGGCTCTTGCCCAAGCCTATTTCTAGGGCATCCCTTTATGAGAGAAGAAGCGTgccctagtggaatgagcctcgGCTTCagaggcagaggtcctgggttttaatgccggctccgccacactcctgctgtgcaaccatgggcaaggcacttcacttctctaggcctcatttccatcatctgcaaaatggggattcgatacctgttctccttccttcttaatccgtgtgggacctgattagcttgggtctaccccagtgcgtggcatatagtaagtgcttaacaaatgccattgttatgatgatgatgattatcattatttctgttgTTATAATTccccgggcttcagtttcctcatctatcaagtggggattcaatcgccggtctccctcctacctagaacgtgagccccatgtgggagagggactgtgtctgtatctatcccagcgcttagaacagtgctttgacacatagcaagtgcttaaacaaCTTATTGTTTGTTACTGTTCGTTCCCAATCTCCCaggacagagctctgaacacgGAGGGTGCTCAGCCGATACTGCTGAGTGAGTTTTTGACCGCGTCTTTGACCGCCATTTTCAACAGGTTTCTCTAGCTACTGGGTAAAAATTGTCTTCTGTCCCTATGTCCTAGGGCCTTTGATTCTTTTGGATTTAACAGGGAGTAAAGGGCTTAACTGCTTTAGTGCCTGCAGCGGGCCGGCCCACTGGTCAAAGAAGACTTTCAGCTCAAAGCACTTGATGATAAACTCCAACTCGAAGTGTCCTGATTTTGAAGAAACCCCCAGAGGCAGACTCACCTCCCTTTGGCAACTGTGGAAAACTTCTTTGTTTTCAGcttatttttttctcccttcttaaAGCCCTTTCCCATTTCTCCCGGCTACTCTTGAAAATGTAAATATGTAAttcatattttatggtatttggttagCACACATTATGCGTcgggaactgttctaagagctttggAGTTAGCGacaaggtcaggcacagtccctgtcctacacggggctcacggtctaaataggagggagaacagggattgaatccccattttgcagttgaggaaactgaggcccagagaagtgaagtgccttgcccaagattccacagcagaccagtggtggagccgggattagaagcccaggtccttctgattcccaggcccatactctatccactaggacacagtgCTTCTCTTATTTGCTTGAataagaagggagaaagggaacttGATGGGTAAGGCCCACAGTGCAGTcgtatatttttttttatggtatttaatcacttgctatgtgcccggcactgtactaagcgctgggaaagctacaagttaatgaggttggacacagttcatgtcccacggggaactcacagtcttaaccctcattatatagaggagggaactgaggcgcagggaagtgaaatgacttgcccagggtcacagagcagagaagtggcagagctgggaatagaacccagatccttctgactcccaggccggtgctgttCTGTAGAATCCCAGTGGCAGATCTATCCTCGGAAAAGGTGTGGGTTGAGAGTGAGCCCTAACTGTGTGAACGGTGATTCTCGAGgaatccaccaatggtatttatcgagcgcttactgcatgcagagcactggactgagcacttgggacctGATCTGATCTgtgcccacagggaccttacaatctaatggatctCCCACACCAACTCtatcacactgtcctctcccgaggccttagtacagtgctctgcactcagtaagcgctcaagaaatatcattgatagtTAAATGAGAACCAAAGCGTCGTGTGGGAAAAGGATGAGCTCCACCCAGTTAAATCCAGCTAGAGGTTGCAGGTACCCAGTCTGGAGGAACTGCTGTAAGCGTGCCCTGCTCCTTCAGAAAAGGGTCTCTGCTCCGAGAGACCACCTCACCAGCTGACCAGAAGAGCCCCTCCCCTCCAAAGCCCTCTCGGGCTAGTTGAATTGGGCGGAAGGTAGATATGCACCCTCCTTGTCCTTGGACTGATGGATGCCGGGTAGTTGCCCGCCCAGCTGGGTTttgtgccctctcctctccccacccagggtgAGTAGTCACATATTCTCTGGAGAAGCCACCTGGACATTTACCTCACTGACATAATCAGTGGCCACTTGAAGGAAATAGGCTGGAACTCGAAGAACTGGACCCTTCTGTGGGGAAAAATAAATCTTTGCAGGCTTGAGCAGCCGATGGGGTTTGATTCAAAGGAGTGCCATCCCCAGCACTGAGGGCATGTAACAACCCATTTGTGTAGACTGCAACCTTTTtgggttgtttgtttgtttttccaaaCCTGTGACTTCTGCAGGCCAGCGGTAATGACTCTTCCTCGCTCTGTAGCGCTGAGCAAGTCCCTTGGCCTGccttgtgcctcactttccccttACATAACCACCTgttagggagttggggaaataagATGATGTCAGGAAAGAACTCCGACCTCCTGAAACATGTTCTCCAACTTCACAAACTCCAGTCATCGAGAG is a genomic window of Tachyglossus aculeatus isolate mTacAcu1 chromosome 4, mTacAcu1.pri, whole genome shotgun sequence containing:
- the RALA gene encoding ras-related protein Ral-A; translation: MAANKPKGQNSLALHKVIMVGSGGVGKSALTLQFMYDEFVEDYEPTKADSYRKKVVLDGEEVQIDILDTAGQEDYAAIRDNYFRSGEGFLCVFSITELESFAATADFREQILRVKEDENVPFLLVGNKSDLEDKRQVSVEEAKNRADQWNVNYVETSAKTRANVDKVFFDLMREIRARKMEDSKEKNGKKKRKSLAKRIRERCCIL